From Methylomonas sp. EFPC3, a single genomic window includes:
- a CDS encoding PepSY domain-containing protein, translating into MKKISVKTAVMVGLGLLSLGAVAADQGLESCIQAVKKEKSGDLVKLEKLNVAGKGVYELELRDGNRQEWEFMCDADSGKLTERESEVADPNSQAFKKSVKVTEEDAAATALKANPGTIEEVEYEIEENGAASYEFDIVNDKGVETKIEVDAASGKIIETATEEWEIGEEADERR; encoded by the coding sequence ATGAAGAAGATATCGGTAAAAACCGCGGTAATGGTCGGTTTGGGTTTGTTGTCGCTGGGTGCGGTGGCGGCCGATCAGGGTTTGGAAAGCTGTATCCAGGCGGTGAAAAAAGAAAAATCCGGCGACTTGGTCAAGTTGGAGAAGTTGAACGTGGCCGGCAAGGGTGTTTACGAGCTGGAATTACGCGACGGCAACCGTCAGGAATGGGAATTCATGTGCGACGCCGATAGCGGCAAATTGACCGAGCGGGAATCGGAAGTCGCCGATCCGAATAGTCAGGCCTTCAAAAAGAGCGTCAAGGTTACTGAAGAAGACGCCGCGGCGACCGCATTGAAAGCCAATCCCGGCACCATAGAAGAAGTCGAATATGAGATCGAGGAAAACGGCGCCGCGTCTTATGAATTCGATATCGTCAACGATAAAGGCGTCGAAACCAAGATAGAAGTCGATGCCGCCAGCGGCAAGATCATCGAGACTGCCACCGAGGAATGGGAAATCGGCGAGGAGGCCGACGAACGGCGTTAA
- a CDS encoding LuxR C-terminal-related transcriptional regulator, whose translation MAIRLLVVDSESSANTFDAAALAAEGVMADVTEFAGPDCDRPQPDVIWFADRAERGAVARVAEIRAIAPECRALLVAGVCGSRALAYLQAGVVGVADFGTDTQRLAEIAHRVLGGAYYLDPDIAQVLAIRHVKRLLEPFNALSSREFDVFCMLAEGFALQDIAEQFGISSKTVSNCQTSLKLKLGLDGRDAMKKFAESHGLISG comes from the coding sequence TTGGCTATCCGCTTATTGGTCGTCGATTCAGAATCCAGTGCAAATACGTTCGATGCCGCCGCCTTAGCGGCAGAGGGAGTAATGGCCGACGTCACCGAATTCGCCGGCCCGGACTGCGATCGGCCGCAGCCGGACGTGATTTGGTTCGCCGACCGGGCTGAACGCGGGGCGGTCGCGCGCGTCGCCGAGATTAGGGCAATTGCGCCGGAATGCCGGGCGCTGCTGGTAGCCGGCGTTTGTGGCAGCCGGGCCTTGGCCTACCTGCAGGCGGGCGTGGTCGGAGTCGCCGATTTCGGTACCGATACGCAACGTCTGGCCGAAATAGCCCATCGAGTTCTGGGCGGGGCCTATTATCTGGACCCGGATATCGCCCAAGTCTTGGCGATCCGCCACGTCAAGCGCTTGTTGGAGCCGTTCAACGCATTGAGTTCGCGCGAGTTCGACGTGTTTTGCATGTTGGCCGAGGGATTTGCCTTGCAAGACATCGCCGAGCAGTTTGGCATCAGTTCCAAGACCGTTTCCAACTGTCAGACCTCGTTGAAGCTGAAACTTGGCTTGGACGGTCGGGACGCGATGAAAAAATTTGCCGAAAGCCATGGCTTGATCTCGGGTTGA